In a single window of the Alphaproteobacteria bacterium genome:
- a CDS encoding protein phosphatase 2C domain-containing protein: MYWKAGIASCRGHHNKKLNRPCQDYGQIMTSNDGKVLIGVVADGAGSASHSHIGAQIAVRTFLAHLKKVSQVKLNPTETTACFSAGLANVQSAIHAYASKTKRPLQDFATTLLGVMATPFSLHAFQIGDGFIVGRQNSAKYSILFPPHKGVHINETCFITEENALENMNTICLPEPWDFVALSTDGLESVALHAPQIDLQNSSSEDWTASSGFFKPLEEHVRSNISPYQLEKDMSRFLRTPRLKSRSSDDRTLLIGGQITQNNRSSPAKQRQSVNHSSKV, from the coding sequence ATGTATTGGAAAGCCGGTATCGCCTCTTGCCGCGGCCATCATAACAAGAAATTGAACAGGCCTTGCCAAGACTATGGGCAAATCATGACCTCAAATGACGGCAAAGTCCTCATAGGAGTCGTCGCAGATGGCGCAGGATCCGCCTCACACTCACATATAGGTGCTCAGATAGCCGTCCGTACCTTTCTTGCTCATCTGAAAAAAGTCTCCCAAGTTAAGCTAAATCCAACGGAAACTACCGCCTGTTTCTCTGCTGGTCTGGCGAATGTCCAAAGCGCTATCCACGCTTACGCCTCGAAAACCAAGAGACCCTTGCAAGATTTTGCAACCACTTTACTTGGCGTCATGGCCACCCCATTCTCTCTCCACGCGTTCCAAATAGGAGATGGATTTATTGTTGGTCGACAAAATTCAGCGAAATACTCGATATTGTTTCCGCCTCACAAAGGTGTCCATATTAACGAGACGTGCTTTATCACTGAGGAAAACGCTCTGGAAAATATGAATACTATTTGCCTTCCCGAACCATGGGACTTTGTGGCCCTCTCAACGGATGGATTAGAGTCCGTTGCCCTACACGCGCCACAGATAGATCTGCAAAACAGTTCCTCTGAGGACTGGACAGCCTCATCTGGATTCTTTAAACCTTTAGAAGAACATGTAAGGTCCAATATTTCTCCTTATCAATTGGAAAAGGATATGAGTCGTTTTTTAAGAACCCCCCGTCTAAAAAGTCGTTCTTCCGATGACCGTACTCTTTTGATTGGCGGCCAAATAACTCAAAACAATCGCTCCTCGCCCGCAAAGCAAAGGCAGAGTGTCAACCACTCTAGCAAGGTATAG
- a CDS encoding VWA domain-containing protein: MSLDHVEFVENPENRCPVVLILDTSESMEGAPMEALNAGLATFKYEVERDPLASLRVETAIITFGGTDATLLQGFKTMDDFTAPKLTAQGHTPIGHALDLGLETLEARKTVYKAQGIPYYRPWVILITDGAPTDGERWQTASRKLCQAEEDQGLNFFIVAVEGADLDILTQMAPAHRPPLALQDLQFKQLFQWLSASVQRVSTSRVGSGMLALPPVSGWAQSAA; encoded by the coding sequence ATGAGTCTGGATCATGTTGAATTTGTTGAAAATCCCGAGAATCGCTGTCCCGTGGTGTTGATCCTGGATACTTCTGAATCCATGGAAGGGGCCCCTATGGAGGCTTTAAATGCTGGCTTGGCCACGTTTAAGTACGAGGTGGAACGGGATCCCTTGGCCTCTTTACGGGTGGAAACAGCCATTATTACCTTTGGTGGCACTGACGCCACCCTCTTACAGGGCTTTAAAACCATGGATGACTTTACCGCCCCCAAATTAACAGCCCAAGGTCATACGCCCATCGGCCATGCTCTGGATCTGGGGCTTGAAACGCTGGAGGCCCGTAAAACAGTCTATAAAGCCCAAGGAATCCCCTATTATCGTCCCTGGGTTATTCTCATCACCGATGGCGCTCCCACCGATGGAGAGCGCTGGCAGACGGCTTCCCGAAAGCTCTGCCAAGCCGAAGAAGATCAGGGCCTCAATTTCTTTATTGTGGCCGTTGAGGGAGCCGATCTGGACATATTGACCCAAATGGCCCCGGCCCATCGCCCCCCTTTGGCCCTCCAAGACCTCCAATTCAAACAACTCTTCCAATGGTTGTCTGCTTCGGTCCAACGGGTTTCCACCAGCCGCGTCGGTTCGGGCATGCTCGCCCTGCCGCCCGTCAGTGGCTGGGCCCAATCTGCAGCCTAA